In Deinococcus cellulosilyticus NBRC 106333 = KACC 11606, a single window of DNA contains:
- a CDS encoding DUF6803 family protein yields MTMTHYMELLASNQPWNLILFMAIPVILAEFIAVTELYVLFTRNTSGGLKRWNRYASMFVGVYFLGIFVYLFSTAVVPLTTQGLWRGPFDVIAVGFYLLGVVPLVGMALIDSGLVLRGQEEQVKLKNHAVMVGIFLVVAHIAMIFGMLSPHLLMA; encoded by the coding sequence ATGACGATGACCCACTACATGGAACTGCTGGCCAGCAACCAGCCGTGGAACCTGATCCTCTTCATGGCCATTCCGGTGATCCTGGCAGAATTCATTGCGGTCACGGAACTGTATGTGCTTTTCACCCGCAACACTTCAGGTGGTCTCAAACGCTGGAACCGTTATGCCAGCATGTTTGTTGGGGTGTACTTCCTGGGGATCTTCGTGTATCTCTTCAGCACCGCTGTCGTTCCCCTGACCACCCAGGGTCTGTGGCGTGGTCCCTTTGATGTGATCGCTGTGGGTTTCTACCTGCTGGGCGTGGTGCCCCTTGTTGGCATGGCCCTCATTGACTCCGGGTTGGTGCTCAGAGGCCAGGAGGAGCAGGTGAAACTCAAAAACCATGCGGTGATGGTCGGGATTTTCCTGGTGGTGGCCCACATTGCCATGATCTTTGGCATGCTCAGTCCCCACCTGCTGATGGCATAA
- a CDS encoding DUF2239 family protein, with the protein MDQNPTYTVFHGTSLLLQGPLSTVLQDLKKQQGQLDPHLPVLIFEDQTGRTVDFNLQDPIPGPAPEPRRTGAGRPKLGVVAREVTLLPRHWEWLERQPSGASATLRRLIDEARKAQPDRERIQQAQAATDRFMHAIAGDLPGYQEASRALYACNAELFREHIKNWPADIREHALKLSEGAFLQES; encoded by the coding sequence ATGGACCAGAACCCCACCTACACCGTCTTTCATGGCACCTCCCTGCTGCTCCAGGGACCCCTTTCCACTGTCTTGCAAGACCTCAAGAAGCAACAGGGCCAGCTTGACCCCCACCTTCCCGTGCTGATTTTTGAAGACCAGACCGGAAGGACCGTGGATTTCAACCTGCAAGACCCCATCCCCGGCCCTGCCCCTGAACCCAGACGCACGGGAGCAGGCAGGCCGAAACTGGGTGTGGTGGCCCGCGAAGTCACCCTGCTCCCCCGTCACTGGGAATGGCTGGAGCGACAACCCAGTGGAGCATCCGCCACCCTGCGGCGTCTGATCGACGAGGCCCGCAAAGCCCAACCGGACCGGGAACGCATCCAGCAGGCCCAGGCCGCCACAGACCGCTTCATGCATGCCATTGCCGGAGATTTGCCTGGATATCAGGAGGCTTCCCGTGCCCTCTATGCCTGCAATGCAGAACTCTTTCGTGAGCACATCAAAAACTGGCCTGCAGACATCCGGGAGCATGCTCTAAAACTCTCCGAAGGTGCTTTTTTGCAGGAAAGCTGA
- a CDS encoding SRPBCC family protein, protein MTGVHLLNSAILTLPAPTQIQTVRTFHAPRHLVYRAWTTPELVKRWWASDLGEMTIAEIDLRVGGQWRDVMVTHHGMEVAFHGEFQDIVPNERITSTEIYEGMPEEASMNTAVFTDLPQGTLLTLHIEHRTQQSRDLHLQSGMEKGLQKALNFLEHVALAEK, encoded by the coding sequence ATGACCGGAGTGCATTTGTTAAACAGCGCCATCCTCACCCTTCCTGCCCCCACACAGATCCAGACTGTCCGGACCTTTCACGCCCCCAGGCACCTGGTCTACCGGGCCTGGACCACCCCGGAGCTGGTGAAGCGCTGGTGGGCTTCAGACCTCGGAGAAATGACCATCGCAGAGATTGACCTGCGTGTGGGAGGCCAGTGGCGTGATGTGATGGTCACCCATCACGGCATGGAAGTCGCTTTTCATGGTGAATTTCAGGACATTGTTCCCAATGAACGCATCACCAGCACCGAAATCTATGAGGGCATGCCTGAAGAGGCGTCCATGAACACGGCAGTGTTCACAGACCTCCCCCAGGGCACCCTCCTCACCTTGCACATCGAACACCGCACCCAGCAATCCAGAGACCTGCACCTGCAATCTGGCATGGAAAAAGGACTGCAGAAAGCCCTGAACTTTCTGGAGCACGTTGCCCTGGCAGAGAAATAA
- a CDS encoding MBL fold metallo-hydrolase has protein sequence MKLNDHVFALPITWTAGPITRTFHLTALVDATGVTLVDAGLPGMLPEVRRSLQEVGLQLSDLRQVILTHSDIDHAGGARELVEATGASVWASDLEVPYLQGSLPALKPLPVRLLEQLDPRTRQRIEKGAPPVEVNRTLMDGEWLPIAGGVQVLFTPGHTPGHLSLWAEGVLVAGDAVMVKGGQVMLPENTLDPMVALASLRSLGHLNVRSLLAHHGGLLRGEDLLGGWRDPGQEALA, from the coding sequence ATGAAACTCAACGACCACGTTTTTGCACTCCCCATCACATGGACGGCTGGCCCCATCACCCGAACCTTTCATCTGACGGCCCTGGTGGATGCCACTGGCGTGACCCTGGTGGACGCAGGATTGCCAGGAATGCTGCCAGAAGTGCGCCGTTCCCTGCAGGAAGTTGGACTGCAGCTGTCAGACCTTCGACAGGTGATCCTCACCCACAGTGACATCGACCATGCTGGTGGAGCACGGGAACTGGTGGAAGCGACAGGGGCTTCAGTGTGGGCTTCTGACCTGGAAGTCCCTTACCTTCAGGGTTCCCTGCCCGCCCTGAAACCCTTGCCCGTCCGGTTGCTGGAGCAACTGGACCCCAGAACCCGCCAGCGAATAGAAAAGGGAGCACCACCAGTTGAGGTGAACCGCACCCTGATGGATGGTGAATGGCTGCCCATTGCCGGTGGGGTGCAGGTTCTGTTCACCCCTGGGCACACCCCAGGGCACCTGAGTTTGTGGGCCGAAGGTGTGCTGGTTGCAGGGGACGCTGTGATGGTCAAAGGTGGGCAGGTGATGCTTCCAGAAAACACCCTCGATCCCATGGTGGCCCTTGCCTCTTTGCGTTCCCTCGGCCACCTGAATGTGCGTTCCCTCCTTGCCCACCATGGCGGGCTGTTGCGAGGGGAAGACCTGCTTGGAGGGTGGAGAGACCCTGGCCAGGAGGCACTGGCATGA
- a CDS encoding DUF305 domain-containing protein: MKRFLIVLALALGGAMAQMDHSNMNMGTMKMGGLEKRSGKAFDRAFVSMMIPHHQEAISMAKAVLPKSKDAQVKKWAEAIVEDQQKEILEMQALLKTLGGPDSKMQQMMKKSMSGMGGMVKSAKDPDRAFVEGMIPHHASAILMANIALEVSDNETVLKLARDIVVAQAGEIYSFKIWLKN, translated from the coding sequence ATGAAACGATTTCTGATCGTGCTGGCTTTGGCGCTGGGTGGAGCCATGGCACAGATGGACCACAGCAACATGAACATGGGCACCATGAAAATGGGCGGGCTGGAGAAACGGTCTGGCAAAGCCTTTGATCGGGCGTTTGTCAGCATGATGATTCCCCACCACCAGGAGGCCATTTCAATGGCAAAGGCCGTGCTGCCAAAAAGCAAAGACGCCCAGGTGAAAAAATGGGCCGAGGCGATTGTTGAGGACCAGCAAAAAGAGATCCTGGAGATGCAGGCCCTCTTGAAAACCCTTGGTGGGCCAGACAGCAAAATGCAACAGATGATGAAAAAGAGCATGTCTGGCATGGGTGGCATGGTGAAATCCGCGAAGGACCCAGACCGGGCTTTTGTGGAAGGCATGATCCCTCACCACGCCAGTGCCATCTTGATGGCCAACATCGCTCTGGAAGTCAGTGACAATGAAACGGTGCTGAAGCTTGCCCGGGACATTGTGGTGGCGCAGGCAGGGGAGATCTACAGCTTCAAAATATGGCTGAAGAACTGA
- the xth gene encoding exodeoxyribonuclease III encodes MKLATWNVNSLKVRLPQVEHFLDTHKPDVLALQETKLTDDLFPLEALQEQGYHAAFAGQKAYNGVAVLSRTPLEDLLIGLPGFEDPQKRVLAATTAGVRIICLYVPNGQAVGTDKYQYKLEWMNAARTWLSEEVQKHPLVAVMGDFNVAPEDRDVHSPKRWEGQVLVSEPERTAFRALLDVGLQDAFRLFPQPERTFSWWNYGRLAFSRNWGLRIDHVLVSQDLAARCTSCTIDAVPRAHERPSDHAPVLATFDV; translated from the coding sequence ATGAAACTTGCCACCTGGAACGTCAATTCCCTGAAAGTGCGTCTCCCGCAGGTGGAGCACTTTCTGGACACCCACAAACCTGATGTGCTGGCCCTGCAGGAAACCAAACTCACAGATGACCTGTTTCCACTCGAGGCCCTGCAGGAACAGGGGTACCATGCTGCATTCGCAGGCCAGAAAGCCTACAACGGGGTGGCGGTGCTGTCCCGCACACCTCTGGAAGACCTCCTGATCGGACTTCCCGGATTTGAAGACCCCCAGAAGCGGGTGCTTGCTGCCACCACCGCAGGCGTGAGGATCATCTGCCTGTATGTGCCCAACGGTCAGGCCGTCGGGACAGACAAATACCAGTACAAACTGGAGTGGATGAATGCCGCCCGAACGTGGCTTTCCGAAGAGGTGCAAAAACACCCCCTGGTGGCAGTGATGGGTGATTTCAATGTGGCCCCTGAAGACCGGGACGTGCACAGCCCAAAACGCTGGGAAGGCCAGGTGCTGGTCAGTGAACCTGAACGCACAGCCTTTCGGGCGCTGCTGGACGTGGGTTTGCAGGATGCCTTCAGGCTCTTTCCACAACCAGAGCGCACCTTCAGCTGGTGGAATTACGGGCGTCTGGCATTCTCCCGCAACTGGGGCCTGAGAATTGACCACGTGCTGGTGTCTCAAGATCTTGCTGCACGCTGCACCTCCTGCACCATTGACGCTGTTCCCAGAGCCCATGAAAGGCCCTCAGACCATGCACCTGTGCTTGCCACCTTTGATGTTTAA
- a CDS encoding chromate resistance protein ChrB domain-containing protein → MNWLIFQYTLPRDHKSRVTLWRRIKKLGAISPIQGTHILPDTPDCLEGFQWLLQTVKEDGGDTLLVHSDRLQGFSDEDLKQLFHQEMRGDYLKLQDELKNPPADLDFRRLLKRFQDLQSRDHFNSPEGQKTARLLQKLREQHNPRVQLPLKKKADFQGRTWRTRPGIFVDRIASAWFIRTFLDPHAVIHYSDESREGEITFDLLDADFTHVADLCTFEVLVHSFEETSPEMLKLAEIIHALDVEEAGVTPPEAEGLKAIFNGYIAQGLPDHDRAEQGGQVLSALLAHFKAQMAGLEVLQ, encoded by the coding sequence ATGAACTGGCTGATTTTCCAGTACACCCTGCCCAGAGACCACAAAAGCCGCGTCACCCTCTGGCGGCGCATCAAAAAACTCGGGGCCATCAGCCCCATCCAGGGCACCCACATCCTCCCCGACACCCCCGACTGTCTCGAAGGTTTCCAGTGGCTGTTGCAGACCGTCAAAGAAGACGGGGGGGACACGCTGCTGGTCCACAGCGACCGACTGCAGGGCTTCAGTGACGAGGACCTGAAACAGTTGTTTCACCAGGAGATGAGAGGAGATTACCTCAAACTGCAAGATGAACTGAAAAACCCACCTGCAGATCTGGATTTCCGCAGACTGCTTAAACGGTTCCAGGACCTCCAAAGCCGCGATCACTTCAACAGCCCCGAAGGACAGAAAACCGCCAGGCTCCTGCAGAAACTCCGGGAACAGCACAACCCCAGGGTTCAGCTGCCACTGAAGAAAAAAGCCGATTTTCAGGGCAGGACCTGGCGCACGAGGCCCGGTATTTTTGTGGACCGCATTGCCTCCGCTTGGTTCATCCGAACCTTTCTGGACCCCCATGCCGTGATCCATTACAGCGACGAATCCAGGGAGGGAGAAATCACCTTTGACCTGCTGGATGCAGACTTCACCCATGTTGCCGACCTGTGCACCTTCGAGGTGCTGGTCCACAGCTTTGAGGAAACCTCTCCAGAGATGCTGAAACTTGCAGAAATCATCCACGCCCTGGACGTGGAAGAAGCAGGGGTCACCCCACCGGAAGCCGAAGGGTTGAAAGCCATTTTCAATGGTTACATTGCCCAGGGGCTTCCAGACCATGACCGGGCAGAGCAGGGTGGACAGGTGCTCTCGGCTTTGCTGGCCCATTTCAAGGCGCAGATGGCTGGCCTGGAGGTGTTGCAATGA
- a CDS encoding glycoside hydrolase family 43 protein has product MQSLKLPLMSLALCTLAACTTTPIQPAPGVTSQAQTSINNADPSVIRVGSTYYSVESDGRLIFVRAASSIQNLGSAPRVQVWGNPANLPEIWAPEIIRDPATGTYYIYFAGGAGAGHRMYYIKSNAPQSGYSGAVQMALPDNKWAIDGVAFKYKNQWYFTWSGWAGDTNGEQNIYIATMSSPTTVTGPRHIISQPREWWEKVDPNPPTRVNEGPQPIVDPSGQLHIVYSANGSWGVNYCLADLRLKLNGNVTYVWDYFKSNGCLFSSHAPMMSGWNTTLYAKGVGHHSFVLLDGDVNTSPPAGPTFPMMYHGVPMNQNPSNFWAARYWYAGSFAWWGNTTYTRGSESNTGWSLKFFE; this is encoded by the coding sequence ATGCAAAGTCTCAAACTGCCCCTGATGTCACTTGCCCTCTGCACCCTTGCCGCCTGCACCACCACCCCAATTCAACCTGCTCCTGGAGTGACCTCCCAGGCCCAGACCTCCATCAACAATGCGGACCCCAGCGTGATCCGGGTGGGCAGCACCTATTACTCGGTGGAAAGCGATGGACGCCTGATCTTCGTGCGGGCCGCCAGCAGCATCCAGAACCTTGGCAGTGCCCCCAGGGTGCAGGTGTGGGGAAACCCGGCAAACCTTCCCGAGATCTGGGCTCCCGAAATCATCCGGGACCCTGCAACGGGCACCTACTACATCTACTTCGCGGGTGGGGCAGGGGCAGGCCACCGCATGTATTACATCAAATCCAACGCCCCACAGAGCGGGTATTCGGGAGCTGTGCAGATGGCTTTGCCGGACAACAAATGGGCGATTGATGGGGTGGCCTTCAAATACAAAAACCAGTGGTACTTCACCTGGTCGGGATGGGCCGGGGACACCAACGGCGAGCAGAACATCTACATCGCCACCATGTCCAGTCCCACCACCGTGACCGGACCCCGCCACATCATCTCCCAGCCCAGAGAATGGTGGGAGAAAGTTGATCCGAACCCCCCCACCCGGGTCAATGAAGGACCTCAACCCATCGTGGACCCGTCTGGGCAGCTTCACATCGTGTACTCCGCGAACGGAAGCTGGGGGGTGAATTACTGCCTGGCAGACCTGAGGCTCAAACTGAACGGCAACGTCACATACGTGTGGGATTACTTCAAATCCAACGGATGCCTGTTCTCCTCCCATGCACCCATGATGTCCGGCTGGAACACCACCCTGTACGCCAAAGGGGTTGGACACCACTCCTTCGTGCTGCTCGATGGAGATGTGAACACCAGTCCACCCGCCGGACCCACCTTCCCGATGATGTACCACGGGGTGCCCATGAACCAGAACCCCAGCAACTTCTGGGCCGCCCGCTACTGGTACGCAGGCAGTTTCGCCTGGTGGGGCAACACCACCTACACCCGTGGCAGTGAAAGCAACACCGGATGGAGCCTCAAATTCTTCGAGTGA
- a CDS encoding GGDEF domain-containing protein, which translates to MGTFDNIIFQLALLTSLTFGWSLLLKNSRTADQPAQHQMLELGMATLIALVLMRYPIELQEGFLLDLRMVPIALLGLRYGPAQALLAAVPSALYRMYLGGVGMLPAMVSLGGLLLVLTVAWAWSVRSHQSIQSIKWLPWVLFLPVVAGILMLPEGPTLLWKVFPVFYLGCSLTLCLAMMVLDSRQMQLRANEVVAQDSLTDPLTGLLNRRGLEHDTVQFYGGNHVLTLDVDRFKSINDRFGHQVGDDVLGTLGTVLRESLGLQHRAYRMGGEEFVVVLRNKTDRQAYRWAEDIRAAFTERVEMMHKHLPEPVTVSAGLVRMAAGEGFHVALSRADELLYQAKSQGRNRTCQSETRKEAATARLVLPSEDENLLRHDLN; encoded by the coding sequence GTGGGGACTTTTGACAACATCATCTTTCAGCTGGCGCTTTTGACCAGCCTGACCTTCGGGTGGAGCCTGTTGCTCAAAAACTCAAGGACAGCAGATCAGCCTGCACAGCACCAGATGCTGGAACTGGGCATGGCCACCCTGATTGCCCTCGTTCTGATGCGCTACCCCATTGAGTTGCAAGAAGGTTTTCTCCTGGACCTGCGCATGGTTCCCATCGCCCTCCTTGGTCTGCGTTACGGTCCGGCACAGGCCCTGCTGGCTGCCGTTCCGTCTGCCCTGTACCGCATGTACCTGGGAGGGGTGGGGATGCTTCCTGCGATGGTGTCTCTGGGTGGCCTTTTGCTGGTGCTGACTGTGGCCTGGGCGTGGTCGGTGCGCAGTCACCAGAGCATCCAGAGCATCAAGTGGCTTCCCTGGGTGTTGTTTTTGCCCGTGGTTGCAGGCATTCTGATGTTGCCCGAAGGACCCACTCTGTTGTGGAAGGTGTTTCCGGTGTTTTATCTGGGTTGTTCCCTGACCCTTTGCCTTGCCATGATGGTGCTGGACTCCCGCCAGATGCAACTTCGTGCCAATGAAGTGGTGGCCCAGGATTCGCTCACCGATCCCCTCACCGGGCTCCTCAACCGCCGGGGCCTGGAGCATGACACCGTGCAGTTTTATGGGGGAAACCATGTTCTGACGCTGGATGTGGACCGCTTCAAGTCCATCAACGACCGTTTCGGCCATCAGGTGGGGGATGATGTGCTGGGCACCCTCGGAACGGTGTTGCGTGAAAGTCTCGGGCTGCAGCACCGGGCCTACCGCATGGGTGGGGAAGAGTTCGTGGTGGTGTTGCGCAACAAAACGGACCGTCAGGCCTATCGCTGGGCGGAAGACATCCGGGCCGCTTTCACCGAACGGGTGGAGATGATGCACAAACACCTGCCGGAGCCTGTCACCGTCAGTGCTGGGCTGGTCAGAATGGCTGCAGGAGAGGGTTTTCATGTGGCCCTGTCCCGTGCAGACGAACTGCTTTACCAGGCCAAATCACAGGGCCGCAACCGCACCTGTCAGTCTGAAACCCGCAAAGAGGCTGCCACTGCCCGGCTGGTGTTGCCCAGTGAGGACGAGAACCTGTTGCGCCATGACCTGAATTGA
- a CDS encoding glycoside hydrolase family 43 protein, giving the protein MFRSMLFRLLCLILLVVSGGASAQGKTFQNPLLVFAGADPHIVFHDGWYYMTYTTGRDIQIRKSRSLATLDQAEMKVVFQPEGEASCCHVWAPEFHLLEGPSGKRWYIYYTAGPKDCCAHQRMYVAESATEDPMGPYTFKGKIADPRHDFWAIDASVVQTRDHLYLVYSGTPEDFMPHEKPQHLYIAEMANPWTLKSERVEISSPTFIWERMGGPVNEGPVALYHNDQIFLAFSGSGCWTDDYSLGLLKASANADLLNPASWTKLPEPVLERNDAGQVYGPGHNGFFKSPDGTEDWVVYHANPAPGQQCGESRVARAQKITWDQSGMPVFGEAVPLWTDLPLPSGDPGAP; this is encoded by the coding sequence ATGTTTCGTTCCATGCTTTTTCGCCTGCTCTGCCTGATCCTGCTTGTCGTCTCTGGAGGCGCATCTGCCCAGGGCAAAACCTTCCAGAACCCGCTGCTGGTGTTTGCGGGTGCAGACCCACACATCGTTTTTCATGACGGCTGGTATTACATGACCTACACCACAGGTCGAGACATCCAGATCCGCAAATCCAGAAGCCTGGCCACCCTGGACCAGGCAGAGATGAAAGTGGTGTTTCAGCCCGAAGGGGAAGCGTCCTGCTGCCACGTCTGGGCTCCCGAGTTCCACCTGCTGGAGGGTCCTTCAGGCAAGCGCTGGTACATCTATTACACCGCTGGTCCGAAAGACTGCTGTGCCCATCAGCGCATGTACGTTGCCGAGAGTGCCACTGAGGACCCCATGGGACCCTACACCTTCAAAGGCAAGATTGCCGATCCCAGACACGACTTCTGGGCCATTGATGCTTCTGTGGTGCAAACCAGAGACCACCTGTATCTGGTGTACAGCGGAACCCCTGAAGACTTCATGCCCCACGAGAAACCCCAGCACCTGTACATCGCAGAAATGGCGAACCCCTGGACCCTGAAAAGCGAACGGGTGGAGATTTCCTCCCCGACTTTCATCTGGGAGCGCATGGGTGGCCCGGTGAACGAAGGACCTGTGGCGCTTTATCACAACGACCAGATTTTTCTGGCTTTCTCAGGCAGTGGATGCTGGACCGATGATTACAGTCTGGGCCTCCTGAAGGCCAGTGCAAATGCAGACCTTTTGAATCCTGCTTCATGGACCAAACTGCCCGAGCCTGTCCTGGAACGCAATGACGCCGGGCAGGTGTATGGCCCTGGTCACAACGGATTTTTCAAGTCTCCAGATGGCACCGAAGACTGGGTGGTGTACCACGCCAACCCTGCTCCGGGCCAGCAGTGTGGTGAATCTCGCGTGGCCCGTGCCCAGAAGATCACCTGGGACCAGAGCGGCATGCCGGTGTTTGGAGAAGCCGTTCCCCTCTGGACCGATCTGCCTTTGCCCTCAGGTGATCCCGGCGCACCCTGA
- a CDS encoding ArsR/SmtB family transcription factor produces the protein MARAATTSDPFNAVAEPQRRKILDLLMTGDFNVTELASRLGMNQPQVSKHLKVLKEVDLITVREEGRQRVYHLNSENLKPIHDWLRPFEQLWSRRLDHLEQVLEGLKKEEHS, from the coding sequence ATGGCCCGGGCAGCAACCACTTCAGACCCTTTCAATGCTGTGGCCGAACCGCAGCGCAGGAAGATCCTGGACCTGCTCATGACCGGAGACTTCAACGTCACGGAACTCGCATCCAGACTGGGTATGAACCAGCCCCAGGTGTCCAAGCACCTGAAGGTCCTGAAAGAAGTGGACCTGATCACCGTGCGGGAAGAGGGACGGCAACGCGTCTACCACCTCAACAGCGAGAATTTGAAGCCCATCCATGACTGGCTGAGGCCCTTCGAGCAGCTGTGGTCCCGCAGGCTGGACCACCTGGAGCAAGTGCTGGAAGGGCTCAAAAAGGAGGAACATTCATGA
- the chrA gene encoding chromate efflux transporter, with translation MSRGRPDAAHPQVPFREAVSVWLRVAAQSFGGPAGQIAVMHRILVEEKKWISEERFLHALNYCMLLPGPEAQQLATYIGWLLHGTRGGLVAGSLFVLPGFLAILLLSVIYVLYSDTTIIGAIFFGLKAAVLIIVLEALSRISRRALKNNVMYGIAAAAFVLIFFFQVPFPYIILLAGALGYSGSQTRPDLFKGGGGHGSAKTDDDESQYVITRETAPAVQPSAGRALRVTTLGLLIWFIPLLVVGLTLSWQSVFVDQMVFFSKMAVVTFGGAYAVLSYVAQQAVEVYGWLAPGEMLTGLGFAETTPGPLIQVVQFVGFLGAYREAAPLSPMGAAVLSSVLVTWVTYVPCFLWIFLGAPYIEKLRGNQRLSGALTAITAAVVGVILNLSVWFALHTLFGKVVERHMGLLRLEIPVWGTLSLPTLALSLVAWVLLFRLKKSTFFTLGMTCGLGILFTIVLGLKP, from the coding sequence ATGAGCCGGGGCAGACCTGATGCCGCCCATCCACAGGTGCCTTTCCGCGAAGCCGTGTCGGTGTGGCTCAGGGTGGCCGCCCAGAGCTTCGGGGGTCCTGCGGGACAGATCGCGGTGATGCACAGAATCCTGGTGGAAGAGAAGAAGTGGATCAGCGAGGAGCGTTTCCTCCATGCACTGAATTACTGCATGCTCCTTCCCGGACCGGAAGCCCAGCAACTCGCCACGTACATCGGGTGGCTGCTCCACGGCACCCGTGGAGGGCTGGTGGCCGGAAGCCTCTTTGTGCTGCCCGGATTCCTGGCCATCTTGCTGCTGAGCGTCATCTACGTTCTGTACAGTGACACCACCATCATCGGGGCGATCTTCTTCGGCCTGAAAGCCGCTGTGCTGATCATTGTGCTGGAAGCCCTCTCGCGCATCTCCAGACGGGCATTAAAAAACAATGTGATGTACGGAATTGCTGCAGCTGCCTTCGTGCTGATTTTCTTCTTCCAGGTGCCTTTCCCTTACATCATCTTGCTGGCAGGAGCACTGGGCTATTCCGGCAGTCAGACCAGACCAGACCTGTTCAAGGGGGGTGGGGGTCACGGCAGTGCAAAAACCGACGATGATGAAAGCCAGTATGTGATCACCCGCGAGACTGCTCCTGCCGTGCAACCCAGTGCCGGTCGGGCGTTGCGGGTGACCACCCTGGGTCTGCTGATCTGGTTCATTCCCCTGCTGGTGGTCGGACTGACCCTCAGCTGGCAATCGGTCTTCGTGGACCAGATGGTGTTTTTCAGCAAAATGGCGGTGGTGACCTTTGGGGGTGCCTATGCGGTCCTGTCTTATGTGGCGCAGCAGGCGGTTGAGGTGTACGGCTGGCTGGCCCCCGGCGAAATGCTCACCGGACTGGGTTTTGCTGAAACCACCCCCGGTCCTCTCATCCAGGTGGTGCAATTCGTGGGCTTTCTGGGAGCTTACCGTGAAGCTGCACCCCTGAGCCCGATGGGCGCGGCAGTGCTCTCCTCGGTGCTGGTGACCTGGGTGACCTACGTGCCATGCTTTCTTTGGATCTTCCTGGGTGCCCCTTACATTGAGAAACTCAGGGGAAACCAGCGGCTCTCAGGGGCACTGACTGCCATCACCGCTGCGGTGGTGGGCGTGATCCTCAACCTGTCGGTCTGGTTCGCATTGCACACGCTGTTTGGAAAGGTGGTTGAAAGGCACATGGGGCTGCTCAGGCTGGAGATTCCGGTGTGGGGCACCCTGAGCTTGCCCACCCTGGCCCTGAGTCTGGTGGCGTGGGTCCTTCTGTTCCGCCTGAAGAAAAGCACCTTTTTCACCCTGGGGATGACCTGTGGACTGGGCATCCTGTTCACCATCGTGCTGGGCCTGAAGCCATGA
- a CDS encoding CueP family metal-binding protein, with amino-acid sequence MKPLLALIPFLALSALAAPTPQQLQNTTPQQALKLANLWRTSTTGVRSFVTSEKIQFTFPDGQVAEVKLPQNQMVIAIAPYLQQTHPCKTHYMSSCTGEMQNQPVDVLIKDQNSKTIIKRTYRTHANGFLEVWLPRDGTFTVILSAQGKSATGMLRTFSGSDTCVTNMQLR; translated from the coding sequence ATGAAACCCCTCCTCGCCCTGATCCCCTTCCTTGCCCTCTCTGCACTTGCTGCACCCACCCCGCAACAACTCCAGAACACCACCCCCCAGCAGGCCCTCAAACTCGCCAACCTCTGGCGCACCAGCACCACTGGCGTGAGAAGCTTCGTGACCAGTGAGAAAATCCAGTTCACCTTCCCGGATGGACAGGTTGCTGAAGTGAAACTGCCACAGAACCAGATGGTCATTGCCATCGCTCCCTACCTCCAGCAAACCCACCCCTGCAAGACGCACTACATGTCCAGCTGCACCGGAGAAATGCAAAACCAGCCTGTGGATGTGCTCATCAAAGATCAGAACAGCAAAACCATCATCAAACGCACCTACAGAACCCACGCCAATGGTTTCCTGGAGGTCTGGCTTCCCAGAGACGGCACCTTCACCGTCATCCTCAGTGCCCAGGGCAAGTCGGCCACCGGAATGCTCAGAACCTTCTCTGGAAGTGACACCTGTGTCACCAACATGCAATTGAGGTGA